One window of Nocardia sp. NBC_00508 genomic DNA carries:
- a CDS encoding DoxX family protein → MAENTLTPARDAGRRPALALAALLFGTGVLHFVWPKPFDSIVPRALPGRARDYTYASGVAELGVAAALAIPRTRGFGGRLAALLFIAVFPANVQFAADMLASEKAPRLVKIGSALRLPLQIPLITQSLAVSRRARRS, encoded by the coding sequence ATGGCAGAAAACACGCTGACACCCGCGCGCGACGCCGGGCGACGCCCCGCGCTCGCCTTGGCCGCCCTGCTGTTCGGCACCGGAGTGCTGCATTTCGTGTGGCCGAAGCCCTTCGACTCGATCGTGCCGCGCGCTCTGCCCGGACGAGCCCGCGACTACACCTACGCCTCCGGTGTGGCCGAACTCGGCGTCGCCGCCGCGCTCGCGATCCCGCGGACCCGCGGCTTCGGCGGGCGCCTCGCCGCGCTGCTGTTCATCGCGGTGTTCCCGGCCAATGTCCAGTTCGCGGCGGACATGCTCGCCAGCGAGAAGGCGCCGCGGCTGGTCAAGATCGGCTCGGCGCTGCGGCTTCCGCTGCAGATCCCGCTGATCACCCAGTCGCTGGCGGTGAGTCGACGGGCGCGGCGTTCCTGA
- a CDS encoding ATP-dependent DNA helicase, which produces MSGGQVTPHQLAQALGLPPPTDEQAAVIAAPPGPTLVVAGAGAGKTETMAARVVWMVANRIVQPDEVLGLTFTRKAAQQLTTRIRTRLARLAGAPLLRELDPTGQLRAQLTGAEPEISTYHSYAGRLLTEHGLLLPVEPSATLLTETQLWQLAHQVVRTWDGDLDTDRTPVSVTEAVLALSGQLAEHLVEPEELAEAHTELEKLVHTLPAGPRQRGGPSQTLLNIVQVQRERVALLPLVHQLAEALRRRGALDFGAQMSLAARLAAEHPEVAAAERARFRLVLLDEYQDTGHAQRVLLAALFGGDQENAATRPVAHEESRRAGAHDPHFARSTEDVASPRGGARGPLAPDGARDAQRLAVTAVGDPMQSIYGWRGASAANLPRFATDFPDAPGVPAPTLALLTSWRNPPQALALANLVAEPLRRKAIEGRGVTVDTLRAKPEAEQGVVALALTETVATERAWLAERIAAEWAARRADQQPPPTSAVLVRRNADAAPLAEALRAQGLPVEIVGLGGLLATPEVADVVATLRLIAEPGSGSAAMRVLTGARWRIGVADIAALARRARDLSIRRPASDATAEIADGAALDEALREVAPEPAEQAGLADAIADPGTPQQYSEAGFARIEALGRELAALRERSGQPLAELVADVERTIGVGVETQTRRAMAGTGAGREHLDAFAEVVAGYAADTGASLGGLLAFLAAAEEVENGLEPGEVEVAKDRVQVLTVHAAKGLEWEIVAVPHVVEGVFPSKVGTGTWLGALAELPTSLRGDRKQDDAAEGVPVLDLTDLYDRADLDRAIKAHKEALERRRIDEERRLFYVALTRTERVLLVSAHHWAETGSSPKGPSDFLLELKRANEDPDSPAHGVLAIDRWDDPPAPDAVNPFTHNPATAEWPRDPLSTRRDPIEQGAALVRAALADLRARPATAHRDPNSHSAAADRVAPAYQDAIHASDHYPPDDEFPPDPLDEFADPPDFDFIATEFADPYADLEPYYGTAPDPVEEYLSADEPAFASGFAPPPPEDAYPPEQAHRAPDPDDPEGWAADVDALLAEHQAAAAAAEAVELPGQIAATALVELRADPAKLAARLRRPLPYPPNPLARRGTAFHAWVQRWFGSTRLLGFDELPGAADGGAADAGSDAELTAMQEAFLNSPWANRSPVEVEIPFETSIAGTVIRGRMDAVFAEPGGRWIVVDWKTGAEPGPAEEPAVAMQLAVYRLAWARLMAAREGRPEQEMLPRIGAAFHYVRTGRTIAPATLAGPGELAELIRNAAPVDSPPATG; this is translated from the coding sequence GTGAGCGGCGGCCAGGTGACGCCGCATCAGCTGGCGCAGGCGCTCGGTCTGCCGCCGCCGACCGACGAGCAGGCGGCCGTTATCGCGGCGCCGCCGGGGCCGACCCTGGTGGTCGCGGGCGCGGGGGCGGGCAAGACCGAGACGATGGCCGCGCGCGTGGTGTGGATGGTCGCCAATCGGATCGTCCAGCCCGATGAGGTGCTGGGGCTGACCTTCACCCGCAAAGCCGCGCAGCAGTTGACCACCCGCATCCGGACCCGGCTCGCCCGGCTCGCTGGTGCGCCGTTGCTGCGTGAACTCGATCCGACCGGACAGCTGCGGGCGCAGCTGACCGGCGCGGAACCGGAAATCAGCACGTATCACTCCTATGCGGGCAGGCTGCTCACCGAACACGGGCTGCTGCTGCCGGTGGAACCTTCGGCGACCCTGCTCACCGAGACCCAGCTCTGGCAGCTGGCCCACCAAGTGGTCCGGACCTGGGACGGCGACCTGGACACCGATCGCACGCCGGTGTCGGTCACCGAGGCGGTGCTCGCGTTGTCCGGCCAGCTGGCCGAGCATCTGGTCGAGCCCGAGGAATTGGCCGAGGCGCATACCGAGCTGGAGAAGCTGGTGCACACGCTGCCCGCGGGTCCGCGCCAGCGCGGCGGGCCGAGCCAAACGCTGCTGAACATCGTGCAGGTGCAGCGGGAACGGGTAGCCCTGCTGCCGCTGGTGCACCAGCTCGCCGAGGCGCTGCGCCGCCGCGGCGCACTGGATTTCGGCGCGCAGATGTCACTCGCCGCCCGGCTCGCCGCCGAACACCCCGAAGTAGCGGCCGCCGAACGCGCCCGCTTCCGGCTGGTCCTGCTCGACGAGTATCAGGACACCGGCCACGCTCAGCGGGTCCTGCTCGCCGCCCTGTTCGGCGGCGACCAGGAGAACGCGGCTACCCGGCCTGTTGCGCATGAGGAGTCGCGGCGTGCCGGTGCGCATGATCCGCACTTCGCCAGGAGTACGGAGGATGTCGCTTCGCCGCGCGGTGGTGCGCGCGGCCCGTTGGCACCGGACGGGGCGCGCGATGCACAGCGTCTTGCGGTGACGGCGGTCGGCGACCCGATGCAATCGATCTACGGCTGGCGTGGCGCGTCCGCGGCGAATCTGCCCCGGTTCGCCACCGACTTCCCCGACGCGCCCGGCGTCCCCGCGCCCACCTTGGCGCTGCTGACCAGCTGGCGCAATCCGCCGCAGGCGCTGGCACTGGCGAATCTGGTCGCGGAACCATTGCGCCGCAAGGCGATCGAGGGCCGTGGGGTCACCGTCGACACGTTGCGCGCCAAACCCGAGGCGGAGCAGGGCGTCGTGGCACTGGCGCTGACCGAGACCGTGGCCACCGAACGTGCGTGGCTGGCCGAGCGGATCGCCGCAGAGTGGGCCGCCCGGCGCGCGGACCAACAGCCGCCGCCGACCTCCGCGGTGCTCGTGCGCCGCAACGCGGATGCCGCGCCGCTCGCGGAAGCGCTTCGCGCGCAGGGACTCCCGGTGGAGATCGTCGGGCTCGGCGGCTTGCTCGCCACACCGGAGGTCGCCGACGTCGTCGCCACCCTGCGGTTGATCGCCGAACCGGGCTCGGGCAGCGCCGCCATGCGGGTGCTGACCGGCGCGCGCTGGCGCATCGGCGTCGCCGACATCGCCGCGCTCGCCCGCCGGGCACGGGACTTGTCGATCCGGCGTCCCGCGTCCGACGCCACGGCCGAGATAGCCGACGGCGCCGCACTCGACGAGGCGCTGCGTGAGGTGGCGCCGGAACCGGCGGAACAAGCCGGTCTGGCCGACGCGATCGCCGATCCCGGTACGCCGCAGCAATATTCGGAAGCTGGTTTCGCCCGGATCGAGGCGCTGGGCCGGGAACTGGCCGCGTTGCGCGAACGCAGCGGCCAGCCGCTCGCGGAATTGGTCGCCGACGTCGAACGCACCATCGGCGTTGGCGTGGAGACTCAGACGCGCCGAGCGATGGCGGGAACCGGCGCCGGACGCGAGCACTTGGACGCGTTCGCCGAGGTGGTGGCCGGATACGCCGCCGACACCGGCGCCTCTCTCGGCGGGCTGCTCGCGTTCCTCGCCGCCGCCGAAGAGGTCGAGAACGGGCTGGAACCGGGAGAGGTGGAGGTCGCCAAGGACCGTGTACAGGTGCTGACCGTGCACGCTGCGAAGGGCCTGGAATGGGAGATCGTGGCGGTCCCGCACGTGGTGGAGGGCGTGTTTCCGTCCAAGGTCGGCACCGGCACGTGGTTGGGCGCGCTCGCCGAGCTGCCCACTTCTCTGCGGGGTGACCGCAAACAGGACGACGCGGCCGAGGGCGTTCCGGTGCTCGACCTCACCGACCTGTACGACCGCGCCGACCTAGACCGCGCGATCAAGGCGCACAAGGAGGCGCTGGAGCGCCGCCGGATCGACGAGGAACGCCGCCTGTTCTATGTCGCGCTCACCAGAACCGAACGCGTGCTGCTGGTTTCCGCGCACCACTGGGCGGAGACCGGCAGCAGCCCGAAAGGGCCCTCGGATTTCCTGCTGGAGTTGAAGCGGGCGAACGAGGACCCCGACAGCCCCGCGCACGGTGTCCTGGCGATCGACCGGTGGGACGACCCGCCCGCGCCCGACGCCGTCAACCCTTTCACCCACAACCCGGCCACCGCCGAGTGGCCGCGCGACCCGCTCAGTACCCGCCGCGACCCCATCGAACAGGGCGCCGCACTGGTCCGCGCCGCCCTCGCCGACCTTCGTGCGCGCCCAGCGACCGCGCACCGCGATCCGAACTCGCACAGCGCCGCGGCCGACCGCGTCGCGCCCGCATACCAGGACGCGATCCACGCCTCTGACCACTACCCGCCGGACGACGAGTTCCCCCCGGACCCACTGGACGAGTTCGCGGATCCCCCCGATTTCGATTTCATCGCAACCGAATTCGCCGACCCGTACGCGGATCTCGAGCCCTACTACGGCACCGCCCCGGACCCGGTCGAGGAGTACCTGTCGGCCGACGAGCCCGCCTTCGCGAGCGGCTTCGCTCCGCCCCCACCGGAGGACGCCTACCCGCCCGAGCAGGCGCACCGCGCGCCCGACCCGGACGATCCCGAAGGTTGGGCCGCCGACGTCGACGCCCTGCTGGCCGAGCATCAGGCGGCCGCGGCTGCCGCCGAGGCGGTCGAGCTACCCGGTCAGATCGCGGCGACGGCGCTGGTCGAACTGCGCGCCGACCCCGCGAAACTCGCCGCCCGCCTGCGTCGTCCGCTGCCCTACCCGCCGAATCCGCTGGCCCGCCGCGGCACCGCGTTCCACGCCTGGGTGCAGCGCTGGTTCGGCTCCACCCGTCTGCTCGGCTTCGATGAGCTGCCCGGCGCGGCCGATGGTGGCGCGGCCGACGCGGGATCGGACGCCGAGCTGACCGCGATGCAGGAGGCGTTCCTGAACTCGCCATGGGCCAACCGCAGCCCGGTCGAGGTGGAGATCCCGTTCGAGACCTCGATCGCAGGCACCGTGATCCGCGGGCGCATGGACGCGGTATTCGCCGAACCGGGCGGCCGCTGGATCGTGGTCGACTGGAAGACCGGCGCCGAGCCGGGCCCCGCCGAGGAACCCGCGGTCGCCATGCAGCTGGCCGTCTATCGCTTGGCCTGGGCGCGGTTGATGGCCGCGCGTGAGGGCCGCCCAGAACAGGAGATGCTGCCTCGGATCGGCGCCGCGTTCCACTACGTGCGTACCGGGCGCACCATCGCGCCGGCCACGCTGGCCGGCCCCGGCGAGCTGGCCGAGCTGATCAGGAACGCCGCGCCCGTCGACTCACCGCCAGCGACTGGGTGA